The following are encoded together in the Plasmodium vinckei vinckei genome assembly, chromosome: PVVCY_12 genome:
- a CDS encoding protein phosphatase, putative gives MAKCLLPKLIFYTITVSSISSLIYINNVKKLPYSFIDKVNTYINWTKGNEYDTHWNNLRLYSNEIPNQMLTNTKEKYELELLGRILSASEQLVPTSNHSVSHKHTHYHDTVPTIEDDNVSYILPNNVFSLCLRNFISSLYKKMKHKKHPYPIPTPISHIVSSQLAKNKSAPTTDLQPYSINCTIRKFPDTPKTNGYCIKGKNYMVLAREGDPHISKMNSREYVSYFLTLFRKFANSNKEIKSQDAIEYAYENDNYKGEISICAIVINDDNTISASIVGNQQYIIIRDGKIAHKGQYTKKSYNYLPTIGNSKNNDINNLMTEEVPVEKGDIIISGSNIIWSVLLDDQILAIASSVDFSMLSKAIARSTYIYAISELNNANMDCDSMGFINEKCMGISDDISVACARIN, from the coding sequence ATGGCAAAATGCTTACTCcctaaattaatattttacacGATCACAGTTTCGAGCATTTCTTCCCtaatttacataaataatgtgAAGAAGCTTCCATATAGTTTTATAGACAAagttaatacatatattaattggACAAAGGGGAATGAATACGATACACATTGGAACAATTTAAGACTCTATTCAAATGAAATCCCAAACCAAATGTTGACAAatacaaaagaaaaatatgaattagAACTTTTAGGTAGAATTTTAAGTGCTTCTGAACAACTCGTACCTACTTCTAACCATAGTGTTTCCCATAAACATACACATTATCATGATACAGTTCCAACTATCGAAGATGATAatgtatcatatatattaccaAATAACGTCTTTTCCTTATGTTTACGCAATTTTATAAGTAgcttatataaaaaaatgaagcaTAAAAAACACCCTTATCCTATTCCTACGCCTATATCCCATATTGTAAGTTCCCAACTggctaaaaataaaagtgcACCTACTACAGATTTGCAACCTTATTCCATTAATTGTACAATTAGAAAATTCCCTGATACACCCAAAACTAACGGATATTGtataaaaggaaaaaactATATGGTTCTTGCTCGTGAAGGAGATCCACATATATCCAAAATGAATTCACGAGAATATGTcagttattttttaaccctttttagaaaatttgcaaatagtaataaagaaattaaatCACAAGACGCTATAGAATATGcatatgaaaatgataattataaGGGAGAAATAAGTATTTGTGCAATAGTTATTAATGACGATAACACAATATCTGCAAGTATAGTTGGAAATcaacaatatataattatacgAGATGGAAAAATTGCACATAAAGGacaatatacaaaaaagagttataattatttacctACTATAggaaatagtaaaaataatgacattaataatttgatgACTGAAGAAGTACCTGTAGAAAAAGgtgatattattatttctggAAGTAATATCATATGGTCTGTTTTACTTGATGATCAAATATTAGCTATAGCATCAAGCGTTGATTTTAGTATGTTATCAAAGGCAATAGCTAGATCtacttatatttatgcaaTATCTGAATTGAACAACGCAAATATGGACTGTGATTCTATGGGTTTTATCAATGAAAAGTGCATGGGAATTAGCGACGATATTTCTGTGGCATGTGCACGTATTAATTAA
- a CDS encoding tubulin--tyrosine ligase, putative, which translates to MKEYYLHNDQNNHKCISRRNKHLHKIHLANTRYDIIRRVVNESDDWTESCPESNDWDVMWIDTSISDDRFRKLHKFQKINHFIGMKGITRKDELCKNLKRIKKHFPHSYNFFPPTWILPNDNFDFKNYYKKKKSSLKTYIVKLKNSCQGKGIYLTKSLDNINKYESCVIQKYIHKPLLINNLKFDIRLYVLVTGCDPLRIFLHEDGLVRFSIEKYKLPKSKNLKEVNMHLTNFSINKKSDKFENSLNPNDATIGHKRSWKTFLAKLKEEGLPMESIMKKIENIIVKTICSIQPELKHYYNASHISDYSNSMCFEILGFDILLDYKLKPWLLEVNHSPSFSTCSLVDEQVKYAVIRDTLNILYMNSKYRHIHIQEYLNIQKFRKKHSHLLINNKTELKKMLTLSHFIYENKHLGGYKRIYPLEELLYYENFVLFVSNAWNKSIGLPYITKTGSFEYLFEDQKRKKKGKNQKEKLELIENGTQNQDIIHTPRQIKRKNGYLRNININISNCSTSCYEEPGTVYDGDACKEFQFQT; encoded by the coding sequence atgaaggaATATTATCTACATAATGatcaaaataatcataAATGCATTTCTAGAAGGAATAAACATTTACATAAAATTCATTTAGCTAATACACGATATGATATTATTAGAAGAGTAGTGAACGAATCAGACGACTGGACTGAATCTTGTCCAGAATCAAATGATTGGGATGTTATGTGGATAGACACATCAATATCTGATGATAGGTTTAGGAAATTACACAAATTTCAGAAAATTAATCATTTTATTGGAATGAAAGGCATAACAAGAAAAGAtgaattatgtaaaaatttaaaaaggataaaaaaacatttccCTCATagctataatttttttcctcCGACATGGATTTTGCCTaatgataattttgattttaaaaattattataaaaaaaaaaaaagttccTTAAAAACGTATATagttaaattaaaaaattcatgtCAAGGAAAAGGGAtatatttaacaaaaaGCTTAGacaatataaacaaatatgaaAGTTGtgttatacaaaaatatatacataagccactattaataaacaatttaaaatttgatataagattatatgtattagtAACTGGTTGTGATCCTTTAAGGATATTTTTACATGAAGATGGATTAGTAAGATTTTctatagaaaaatataaattaccaaaatcaaaaaatctAAAAGAAGTAAATATGCATTTGACTAACTTttcaattaataaaaaatcagacaaatttgaaaattcaTTAAATCCTAATGATGCAACAATAGGGCATAAAAGAAGTTGGAAAACATTTTTAGCAAAATTAAAGGAAGAAGGGTTACCTATGGAAtctataatgaaaaaaattgaaaatattattgttaaaaCAATATGTTCTATACAACCTGAGTTAAAACATTATTACAATGCATCCCATATTAGTGATTATTCAAATAGTATGTGTTTTGAAATATTGGGGtttgatattttattagattataaattaaaaccATGGTTATTAGAAGTAAATCATTCACCTTCATTTAGTACTTGCTCATTGGTAGATGAACAGGTAAAATATGCAGTTATAAGGGATAccttaaatattttatatatgaattcCAAATATAGACACATACATATTcaagaatatttaaatatacaaaaatttagaaaaaaacatagtcatttactaataaataacaaaactgaactaaaaaaaatgttaacaTTATCTCATTTTATCTATGAAAATAAGCATCTAGGAGGATATAAAAGGATATATCCCTTAGaagaattattatattatgaaaactttgtattatttgtttcaaATGCTTGGAATAAGTCAATAGGTTTACCTTATATCACAAAAACGGGTtcttttgaatatttatttgaagatcaaaaacgaaaaaaaaaaggaaaaaaccAAAAAGAGAAATTGGAATTAATAGAAAATGGAACACAAAATCAAGATATAATACATACCCCAAGACAGATTAAACGCAAAAACGGGTATTTAagaaacataaatattaatattagcAATTGCTCTACATCGTGTTATGAAGAACCTGGTACGGTATATGATGGGGATGCATGCAAAGAATTCCAATTTCAGACTTGA
- a CDS encoding metallopeptidase, putative, which yields MSIKNLDDIKYKIHRVQVLNDNDEKAKAILNKAAEKVQPIMKKRRFLVELLSEFLPKNSNLLGLNIIGKSEIKIRLRNKPGGEIFHFNDIMGTLLHELVHLVHRRHDKNFYALLDKLVFEYNELYIYNNINNSYGNNKNTSLANNINENSDSYKNNANNKNNLIILIDDDCKIENSKKSSLCYSQPKIMAAQAAERRLINNFINNDGEIINISLESCLTEKQRENLIKRKKEYDDKTCLINNDVIIIDSMSTIPKNKKRKKLTELENINYKKNNGDNNICNNNDCIEIISSNQLNTESKKTLKSSSKNLNITIPECISIISDNTTHIKTQKNNIEYILDDNTNTNPNSTSR from the exons ATGAGCATTAAAAATTTGgatgatataaaatataaaattcacAGAGTTCAAGTTTTAAATGACAATGATGAAAAAGCTAAGGCGATATTAAATAAGGCTGCTGAAAAGGTGCAG ccaattatgaaaaaaagacGTTTTTTGGTTGAATTGCTTTCCGAATTTTTACCAAAAAATTCAAACTTGTTAGGTCTCAACATTATAGGGAAATCTGAAATTAAG ATAAGACTTCGAAATAAACCAGGGGGAGAAATATTTCACTTTAATGATATAATGGGAACATTATTGCATGAATTAGTACATTTAGTACATCGACGGcatgataaaaatttttacgCATTATTGGATAAGTTAgtttttgaatataatgaattgtatatatataacaatataaataatagttatgggaataataaaaatacaagtTTAGCTAACAATATCAATGAAAATAGTGatagttataaaaataatgctaacaataaaaataatctaataattttaattgatGACGATTgcaaaattgaaaatagtAAGAAAAGTTCTCTTTGTTATTCTCAGCCCAAAATTATGGCTGCACAAGCAGCAGAAAGAagattaataaataattttataaataatgatggagaaataataaacatatcTCTTGAAAGTTGTTTAACAGAAAAACAACGTGAAAacttaataaaaagaaaaaaagaatatgatGACAAAACATGTTTGATAAATAATGACGTAATTATAATTGATTCAATGAGTACTATTccgaaaaataaaaaaagaaaaaaattaacagaGTTGGAAAATATCAATTAcaagaaaaataatggaGATAACAAcatttgtaataataatgattgtATAGAAATTATTAGTTCAAATCAACTAAACACCGAAAGTAAAAAGACATTAAAATCATCTTCAAAAAActtaaatataacaattCCAGAATGCATATCAATTATTAGTGATAATACTACACATATtaaaacacaaaaaaataatatagaatatatattagatGATAATACGAATACTAATCCCAATTCTACAAGTAGGTAA